A region from the Aegilops tauschii subsp. strangulata cultivar AL8/78 chromosome 5, Aet v6.0, whole genome shotgun sequence genome encodes:
- the LOC109768267 gene encoding uncharacterized protein — translation MAPHYQATTLIASPSYPDAITWSSDNLVAVASGHIVTILNPAALDGPRGLVVLRPRDPFPIGVVSREDLFEPSLVPTSLARDTEPCARSVSWSQQGFAPNSGCLLAVCTVDGHVNLYRPPVSEFCDDWVKVADISQLLFNYYQNINFGEDDGPSFPQEKANIDHAPQEKLNNKHTLDTGYAGELQEPLSLRGPGRRKRKPVRVEGYVYDDDDGDDTSKDADFSLNPCPTSTKIPMKKIDMPVHEMAVVIAQAGSQNTKEAFSYNGENKLLPLITAKQYSRRNALLSSLVVAWSPVLPSHNTISHWCILAVGSKSGDVSFWKIYKPGHYTVDVCTVTKDPIFVGVLQAHNSSVCAMSWEVSCSRSSKSSLLLATGCSDGSVKIWSGDIEGLNQCTDAKEVSFSSVAEVTTNSSAPVSSISLSTPAQPRREVNLAVGRVSGSLETCILDLCSNKVENSSECHAHDRVVTGLSWGLDGHCLYSCSQDNSARCWIFEKNQLEEVPVHTNFPELKESIDLSVVSHQCFGLTLGPGEVMIAVVRSLDPNMLDQMYQARTQKAVVEFIWIGGQFLGIPLNKDIYISNKQSAKSSETNFLWWGSNILWSLKNYEKCETGLVLWDVIAALQVLMKSAPAFLETLMHKWVTDLFSDDQQRVSIDALCQCRKDMMSNVSSRKLHLLNIICRKVMLRDPAGENGNSTSTDLWSSLLLSSERELRERLVAFTFAAVLNRKSYFLKGTCAENMWFPVGVAQMRSWVSMNSGGVHNQLRSLSSTIKRLGSRINSVCEYSAKETCAYCSAPVHFESPDIALCGSVDPTIVPTERHKLSRCAASMRLCSVLEPTWYCVCCGGMVDKLVPETYFTMKTSPLLNAADPDVELSLYSAPAVPRCPFCGILLQRLMPEFLLSVSPV, via the exons ATGGCTCCGCATTACCAGGCCACCACCCTGATTGCCTCCCCGTCCTATCCAGATGCCATCACCTGGTCAAGTGACAACTTGGTGGCCGTTGCCTCTGGCCACATCGTCACTATCCTG AACCCAGCAGCACTTGATGGGCCTCGCGGACTTGTTGTGCTTCGCCCCAGGGATCCTTTTCCCATTGGAGTGGTTAGCAGGGAAG ATCTCTTTGAACCAAGTTTAGTGCCAACATCCTTAGCGCGTGATACTGAACCATGTGCACGGTCAGTTTCATGGTCTCAACAAGGATTTGCTCCTAATTCTGG TTGTTTGTTGGCTGTCTGTACTGTTGATGGTCACGTGAATCTTTACCGTCCGCCAGTTTCTGAATTTTGTGATGACTGGGTTAAG GTTGCTGATATATCTCAATTGTTGTTTAACTATTACCAAAATATAAACTTCGGAGAGGATGATGGTCCATCATTTCCTCAG GAAAAGGCAAATATTGACCACGCTCCTCAG GAAAAGTTAAATAACAAGCACACACTGGACACAGGATATGCCGGTGAATTGCAAGAACCTCTTTCTCTCAGGGGTCCTGGACGGAGAAAAAGGAAGCCAGTAAG AGTTGAAGGCTATgtttatgatgatgatgatggagaTGATACTTCAAAGGATGCAGACTTCTCTCTGAATCCATGCCCTACATCAACAAAGATACCTATGAAAAAG ATTGACATGCCTGTGCATGAAATGGCTGTCGTAATTGCGCAAGCTGGCTCACAAAATACCAAAGAAGCATTCTCTTACAATGGAGAAAACAAACTTCTTCCTCTGATCACAGCAAAACAATATTCTCGTCGCAATGCACTTTTGTCTTCTCTTGTAGTTGCATGGTCACCAGTTTTGCCATCACACAACACCATTTCTCATTGGTGCATTCTTGCTGTGGGCTCAAAGTCTGGGGATGTTTCATTTTGGAAAATATATAAGCCTGGGCACTACACAGTAGATGTTTGCACTGTTACCAAAGATCCAATATTCGTTGGGGTTCTTCAAGCTCATAATTCATCAGTTTGTGCCATGAGCTGGGAAGTTTCATGTTCAagatcttcaaagtcttcattgCTTTTAGCAACTGGATGCTCGGATGGAAG TGTGAAGATATGGTCAGGTGATATCGAAGGATTGAATCAATGTACAGATGCGAAAGAAGTGTCATTTTCGTCAGTTGCAGAG GTGACCACTAATTCATCAGCTCCTGTCTCATCAATTTCATTGTCCACACCAGCTCAGCCTCGACGTGAGGTTAATTTGGCAGTTGGAAGAGTATCTGGATCACTGGAAACATGCATATTGGACCTGTGCAGCAACAAAGTTGAGAATAGCAGTGAATGTCATGCACATGATCGAGTG GTGACAGGTTTATCATGGGGTTTAGATGGCCACTGTTTATACAGCTGCAGTCAG GATAATTCTGCACGCTGTTGGATCTTTGAAAAAAATCAACTTGAAGAAGTTCCCGTGCACACAAATTTCCCAGAGCTAAAGGAATCAATAGAC ctctcagtggtatctcatcAATGCTTTGGTCTTACACTTGGACCTGGAGAAGTAATGATTGCTGTG GTCCGCAGCTTGGATCCAAATATGCTAGATCAGATGTATCAAGCCAG GACACAAAAGGCAGTGGTTGAGTTCATTTGGATTGGTGGTCAGTTCCTTGGCATCCCACTAAACAAGGACATTTATATCTCCAACAAACAATCTGCAAAGTCATCCGAGACTAACTTCTTATGGTGGGGTTCCAACATTCTTTGGTCATTGAAGAATTATGAAAAATGTGAAACCGGACTTGTCTTATGGGACGTCATAGCTGCTTTACAAGTGCTCATGAAATCCGCACCAGCATTTCTGGAGACACTAATGCATAAATGGGTCACAGATTTGTTTTCAGATGATCAGCAACGTGTTTCTATCGATGCACTGTGTCAGTGTAGAAAGGACATGATGTCCAATGTCAGCTCGCGGAAGCTACACCTGCTGAATATCATTTGTAGGAAAGTAATGCTTCGTGATCCTGCTGGAGAAAATGGTAATAGCACGTCAACTGATTTGTGGAGCAGTCTTCTGTTGAGCAGCGAAAGAGAGCTACGAGAGAGACTTGTGGCTTTCACTTTTGCTGCTGTCTTGAATCGAAAGTCATATTTTCTCAAGGGCACATGTGCTGAAAACATGTGGTTCCCTGTTGGCGTTGCCCAGATGCGTTCTTGGGTGTCTATGAACAGTGGAGGAGTACATAATCAGCTCAGGTCTCTCAGTTCGACAATTAAACGTCTTGGAAGCAG GATCAACTCTGTGTGTGAATACTCAGCTAAAGAAACCTGTGCCTATTGCTCCGCACCGGTTCACTTCGAGTCACCTGACATAGCCTTGTGTGGAAGTGTCGATCCTACTATTGTTCCCACCGAAAGGCACAAGCTGTCAAGATGTGCGGCATCGATGCGCTTATGCTCTGTTCTGGAACCAACCTGGTACTGTGTATGTTGTGGAGGAATGGTTGATAAGCTTGTGCCCGAGACCTATTTCACCATGAAGACATCTCCCTTGTTGAATGCTGCCGATCCAGATGTTGAATTGTCACTTTATTCAGCACCTGCTGTTCCTCGTTGCCCCTTCTGCGGCATACTGCTGCAGAGGTTGATGCCAGAGTTCCTGCTCTCCGTCTCCCCGGTATAG